A window of the Salmonella enterica subsp. enterica serovar Typhimurium str. LT2 genome harbors these coding sequences:
- the samB gene encoding putative cytoplasmic protein, with protein MKKKNTTPTPHDATFRQFLTQPDIARDFMELHLPAELRAICDLSTLKLESGSFVEDDLRQYFSDVLYSLKTTAGDGYIHVLVEHQSTPDKHMAFRLIRYAVAAMQRHLEAGHKKLPLVIPVLFYTGKRSPYPYSTRWLDEFDDTALADKLYSSAFPLVDVTVIPDDEIAGHRSMAALTLLQKHIHQRDLAELVDRLAPILLAGYLSSSQVISLVHYIVQAGETSDAEAFVRELAQRVPQHGDALMTIAQQLEQKGIEKGIQLGEQRGIEKGRSEGEREATLKIARTMLQNCIDRNTVMKMTGLTEDDLAQIRH; from the coding sequence ATGAAAAAGAAAAACACTACGCCGACTCCCCACGACGCGACATTCCGGCAGTTTCTGACACAACCTGACATTGCCCGGGATTTTATGGAGCTGCATCTGCCGGCAGAGCTGCGTGCCATCTGCGATCTCAGTACACTGAAACTGGAATCCGGCTCGTTTGTTGAGGATGATCTCCGCCAGTATTTCAGCGACGTCCTCTACAGCCTGAAAACCACAGCCGGCGACGGATATATTCATGTCCTGGTTGAACACCAGTCAACACCTGACAAACATATGGCTTTCCGCCTGATACGCTATGCGGTGGCCGCCATGCAGCGCCACCTGGAGGCAGGGCATAAAAAACTGCCACTGGTGATACCAGTGTTGTTCTATACGGGGAAACGCAGCCCGTATCCATACTCCACCCGCTGGCTGGACGAATTTGACGATACGGCTCTGGCAGACAAACTCTACAGCAGTGCTTTCCCGCTGGTAGACGTTACGGTCATTCCGGATGATGAAATCGCCGGCCACCGTAGCATGGCCGCCCTGACTTTATTGCAGAAACATATTCATCAGCGGGACCTGGCAGAATTGGTTGACCGGCTGGCGCCCATTTTGCTGGCCGGATATCTGTCTTCATCGCAGGTAATATCGCTGGTACACTATATAGTGCAGGCAGGCGAAACATCGGACGCCGAAGCCTTTGTACGCGAACTGGCACAGCGTGTGCCGCAACACGGAGACGCACTTATGACCATCGCACAACAGCTCGAACAGAAGGGCATCGAGAAGGGGATTCAGCTCGGTGAACAACGTGGTATCGAAAAAGGCCGTTCAGAAGGGGAGCGCGAAGCGACTCTGAAAATAGCCCGTACCATGCTCCAGAACTGCATTGACCGCAATACCGTCATGAAAATGACCGGTCTGACTGAAGACGACCTAGCGCAGATCCGCCACTAA